One window of Watersipora subatra chromosome 3, tzWatSuba1.1, whole genome shotgun sequence genomic DNA carries:
- the LOC137390726 gene encoding nucleolar protein 4-like encodes MAHSFDNYKKWIHTTFGEGSRAKTITWSKYLRIHKVLSGRSLGERPKFKFWVKSKGFCFLKRYPLTGRQSEIAGVVIALPNKKTSGESMYRRVAVVEEFFDIIHSIHIGMGERNGTHAGQKRTYKAIMESYACLPREAVTHFLMNCEPCCSRMRLSLSPGIPECNSRLLDSSVLSLPSYADCSSPESYVDIESANEIFYVTACCFFNTILELSKISMAEEKSVSSEEVSVIEKESKLNSEMKAHTVSPDTENEIEVDIKEEPNKDMAAKLKALAGENEEIEAKETQLGNRLVISEEKLIKHIPRVSTPLKRSAEVNHAISPKSSKKGSDDGEDDDDEDDDNLSMSPTEVDPERLKAFNMFCRLFVDENLDRLIPISKQPKEKLQSILDACNRQFPEFQERSRKRVRTYLKSCRRMRRARNMDGLESQIRPTPPHLTSPIAENLLSQACENEMENSSRIKMGLEPLPSTPVARRLVNHTTANSVAPTPNHASSAVSMPTLAQAVSRQQASAQPVPGHRILPDWRFQHTAPFRHDLTPFFGSGFFRPPFPGLPTPVPSAAAPIQVSQAANLINLQPAPPAGVTADLSALKKQASAVLSTQNKASILTATEKATIKQLITGYRESATFLYKSADELELLIAHTG; translated from the exons ATGGCACACAGTTTTGATAATTATAAGAAGTGGATACACACAACATTCGGAGAAGGCTCTAGAGCAAAAACTATCACATG GTCAAAGTACTTGAGGATCCACAAGGTTCTCAGCGGCAGAAGCCTTGGTGAGCGACCCAAGTTTAAATTTTGGGTCAAATCTAAAGGATTCTGCTTTCTCAAACGCTATCCTCTGACAGGAAGGCAGTCTGAGATAGCAGGTGTGGTAATCGCATTACCAAACAAG AAGACATCAGGAGAAAGTATGTACAGACGAGTGGCTGTCGTAGAAGAGTTCTTTGACATTATCCATAGTATTCACATCGGTATGGGCGAGAGGAATGGCACGCACGCTGGCCAGAAACGGACCTATAAAGCA ATCATGGAATCCTACGCCTGCCTGCCACGCGAGGCCGTAACACACTTCCTCATGAACTGCGAGCCCTGCTGCAGTCGTATGCGTCTTAGTCTATCTCCAGGCATACCAGAATGCAACAGCAGACTGTTAGACTCTTCAGTGCTCTCTCTTCCTTCTTATGCTGATTGCTCATCACCTGAGTCATATGTAGATATTGAG TCAGCTAATGAGATCTTCTATGTCACAGCTTGCTGCTTCTTTAACACCATTCTGGAG TTGAGTAAAATTAGCATGGCAGAAGAGAAGAGTGTCTCGTCTGAAGAGGTGTCAGTCATCGAGAAGGAGTCCAAGCTCAACAGTGAAATGAAAGCTCACACCGTCAGTCCAGACACAGAAAATGAGATAGAAGTGGACATAAAAGAGGAACCTAATAAAG ACATGGCTGCGAAACTCAAAGCACTGGCTGGAGAGAATGAGGAGATTGAGGCTAAAGAAACTCAATTGGGTAACAGGCTAGTTATTTCTGAAGAAAAGCTCATAAAACACATTCCAAGGGTATCTACTCCATTGAAGCGATCTGCTGAGGTGAACCACGCT ATCAGCCCGAAGTCATCAAAAAAAGGAAGTGATGATGGGGAAGACGATGATGATGAAGATGATGACAATCTGTCGATGTCTCCAACAGAAGTCGACCCAGAGAGACTAAAAGCATTTAAT ATGTTCTGCCGCTTGTTCGTCGATGAAAACTTGGACCGTCTTATACCTATATCAAAGCAACCTAAAGAGAAGTTACAGTCAATTCTAGACGCATGCAACCGACAATTCCCAGAATTCCAGGAAAGGTCTCGGAAGAGAGTGCGTACATACTTGAAAAGTTGCAGGAGGATGAGGCGGGCTCGTAACATGGATGGCCTTGAGAGT CAA ATCCGACCAACACCTCCACACCTGACTTCTCCTATTGCTGAAAACCTGTTGTCGCAAGCGTGCGAAAATGAGATGGAAAACAGCAGCAGAATAAAAATGGGTCTTGAGCCTCTACCCTCAACACCGGTCGCTCGTCGCCTCGTTAACCACACAACCGCTAACTCAGTAGCCCCCACACCTAACCACGCTTCATCCGCTGTATCTATGCCTACACTAGCGCAAGCTGTTAGCCGACAGCAAGCCTCTGCCCAACCAGTACCCGGACACAGGATATTGCCAGACTGGAG GTTCCAGCACACGGCACCCTTTCGTCATGATCTCACTCCGTTTTTTGGCAGCGGTTTTTTCCGGCCACCATTCCCTGGACTGCCCACTCCTGTACCTTCCGCTGCTGCTCCTATTCAGGTGTCTCAAGCTGCCAATCTTATAAACCTCCAGCCAGCTCCTC CTGCTGGTGTGACTGCCGACCTGAGCGCTCTAAAGAAACAAGCCTCAGCCGTTCTCTCCACTCAGAACAAAGCTTCTATTCTTACCGCTACAGAGAAGGCAACTATTAAACAGCTCATCACAGGCTACCGGGAGTCAGCGACTTTTCTCTACAAGTCAGCTGATGAGCTCGAGCTACTCATCGCACACACCGGCTGA
- the LOC137392250 gene encoding major facilitator superfamily domain-containing protein 4A-like has translation MSGKESKTHSVFHLALRSISNVGKQIFSCKQKQQNASFFLWALFKQNAFITIGYFLLYFAFGMCIGLMGPTLEDLACYTKEKVNTVAWLFFGQTCCMVIGVFTGGVVSKWASPDFLLLVSIMCLPITLVVSSFSRRIDLLGVMMALMGLAMGVIDCLANLQLIHIYDKAVAPFLQTMHFCYGMGALISPLLAKNFLLNEDCSMLVKNLTELNADSSFTNSDVIISSHLDAASNGTQVYKAFWLIAIIQVPVVLYMAAVVIKMGLRLKAVNPEFKRLINSESSLVLQQLNRKERSKEEKSKLLNQWQKYLADFQGSYSISFSKALLLTIAACLMVFIYDGLQGHINEFAETYALKTMTDEGRENAVYLNVSFWAAYSLGRLLSIGLAIKLTPYFMLLLSIIGCQTASVLFLSSLGGESFPIVVAANVVLGLSMSSITPTTITMTEHFMDLTNVQMSIIIGGAALGEMILPVVEGQLIDDYPVSFVAMLAVMVALSWIVFAVFWLMGRSTQKYKAIVSPSFIWYNPNPVEPVDPPKTSQAMTEQDYPNEPDNSDKMEFDESDLKKTTTTDYRQEESSK, from the exons ATGAGTGGCAAGGAATCTAAGACACACTCTGTCTTCCATCTTGCTTTGAGAAGTATATCAAACGTTGGCAAGCAAATTTTCAGCTGCAAGCAGAAACAACAAAATGCATCATTCTTTTTATGGGCTCTATTTAAGCAAAATGCATTTATAACGATCGGGTATTTTCTGCTATACTTTGCATTTGGCATGTGCATTGGTTTGATGGGGCCGACGCTTGAAGATCTTGCTTGCTATACAAAAGAAAAGGTGAATACAGTAGCATGGTTGTTTTTTGGCCAGACCTGCTGCATGGTCATAGGAGTATTcactggaggagttgtctccaAATG GGCATCGCCAGATTTTCTATTGCTGGTCTCCATCATGTGTCTACCAATTACTCTGGTCGTCTCCTCCTTCTCAAGACGAATTGATCTACTAGGAGTCATGATGGCATTAATGGGTCTAGCCATGGGAGTCATAGACTGCCTTGCCAACCTCCAGCTTATTCACATATATGACAAAGCGGTCGCTCCATTTCTACAG ACTATGCACTTCTGTTACGGTATGGGAGCCCTAATCAGCCCCCTGCTCGCCAAGAACTTCCTGTTGAACGAGGACTGTTCAATGCTGGTCAAGAATCTAACCGAGTTGAATGCTGACTCATCTTTCACAAACTCTGATGTCATCATAAGCTCTCACTTGGATGCTGCCTCAAACGGCACCCAGGTTTACAAGGCATTTTGGCTAATTGCTATTATTCAG GTGCCGGTCGTACTTTATATGGCAGCTGTCGTTATCAAGATGGGTTTAAGGTTGAAGGCTGTCAACCCGGAGTTCAAGCGACTTATCAACTCTGAGAGTAGTCTAGTCCTTCAGCAACTAAACAGAAAGG AAAGATCCAAAGAGGAAAAGAGCAAACTGCTAAACCAGTGGCAAAAATATTTGGCTGATTTCCAAGGATCCTACTCAATTTCTTTTAGCAAAGCTCTTCTGCTGACGATCGCTGCCTGCCTCATGGTCTTTATCTACGATGGTTTACAG GGCCATATCAACGAATTCGCAGAGACTTATGCACTTAAAACAATGACAGATGAGGGTCGTGAAAATGCAGTTTATCTCAATGTATCATTTTGG GCTGCCTACTCACTGGGAAGGCTGCTATCTATAGGTCTGGCAATCAAGCTCACTCCTTACTTCATGCTGCTGCTAAGCATT ATTGGTTGCCAGACTGCCTCTGTCCTGTTCTTAAGCAGTTTAGGAGGGGAGAGTTTTCCCATTGTAGTGGCAGCCAATGTGGTGCTAGGGCTAAGTATGAGTAGTATAACCCCCACAACAATCACGATGACAGAGCACTTCATGGACTTAACCA ATGTTCAGATGTCAATTATAATTGGAGGAGCAGCACTTGGTGAAATGATTTTGCCGGTAGTTGAAGGTCAG CTGATTGATGACTACCCAGTATCTTTTGTGGCCATGCTGGCAGTGATGGTTGCCCTCTCTTGGATTGTTTTTGCAGTCTTTTGGCTAATGGGGCGATCAACGCAGAAGTATAAAG CAATTGTTTCTCCTAGTTTCATATGGTACAACCCAAATCCTGTGGAACCGGTAGATCCACCAAAGACAAGTCAAGCAATGACAGAGCAAGATTACCCCAATGAACCTGACAACAGTGACAA GATGGAATTTGATGAAAGTGACTTAAAGAAGACAACGACCACCGATTACAGACAAGAGGAATCATCGAAATAA
- the LOC137392208 gene encoding uncharacterized protein gives MPNIPVLCSKPSSSISSSPYDSNHLHHIHHPHHIHPHYIHHPHYIHNPHYIHHPHHIHHPHHIHPHHIHPHYIHPHYIHHPHHINHPHHIHPHYIHHPHHIHHPHQSITLITSITLITSITLITSTLITSTLITSITLITSIILITSITLITSITLITSITLITSITLITSINLITSTLITSITLITSITLITSTLITSTTLITSITLITSITLITFITLITSTTLITSITLIISITIITSITLITSITLITSTTLITSTTLITSILLITSINLITSITLITSITLITSINLITSTPLITSITLITSILLILSTTLITSTTLITSITFIISITIITSITLTTSTTLITSITLIISITLITSITLITSITLITSTPSSHPSPSSHPSSSSYPPPSSHPPPSLHPSPSSYPSPSSHPSPSSHPSPSSHPPPPSSHPSPSSHPPSSSHPSSSLP, from the coding sequence ATGCCAAATATACCTGTACTTTGCTCAAAACCTTCATCTTCAATCTCATCATCTCCTTATGACTCTAATCACCTTCATCACATCCATCACCCTCATCACATCCACCCTCATTACATCCACCACCCTCATTACATCCATAACCCTCATTACATCCATCACCCTCATCACATCCATCACCCTCATCACATCCACCCTCATCACATCCACCCTCATTACATCCACCCTCATTACATCCATCACCCTCATCACATCAATCACCCTCATCACATCCACCCTCATTACATCCATCACCCTCATCACATCCATCACCCTCATCAATCCATCACCCTCATCACATCCATCACCCTCATCACATCCATCACCCTCATCACATCCACCCTCATCACATCCACCCTCATCACATCCATCACCCTCATCACATCCATCATCCTCATCACATCCATCACCCTCATCACATCCATCACCCTCATCACATCCATCACCCTCATCACATCCATCACCCTCATCACATCCATCAACCTCATCACATCCACCCTCATCACATCCATCACCCTCATCACATCAATCACCCTCATCACATCTACCCTCATTACATCCACCACCCTCATCACATCTATAACCCTCATCACATCCATCACCCTCATCACATTCATTACCCTCATCACATCCACCACCCTCATTACATCCATCACCCTCATCATATCCATCACCATCATCACATCCATCACCCTCATCACATCCATCACCCTCATCACATCCACCACCCTCATCACATCCACCACCCTCATCACATCCATCCTCCTCATCACATCCATCAACCTCATCACATCCATCACCCTCATCACATCCATCACCCTCATCACATCCATCAACCTCATCACATCCACCCCCCTCATCACATCCATCACCCTCATTACATCCATCCTCCTCATCCTATCCACCACCCTCATCACATCCACCACCCTCATTACATCCATCACCTTCATCATATCCATCACCATCATCACATCCATCACCCTCACCACATCCACCACCCTCATTACATCCATCACCCTCATCATATCCATCACCCTCATCACATCCATCACCCTCATCACATCCATCACCCTCATCACATCCACCCCCTCATCACATCCATCACCCTCATCACATCCATCCTCCTCATCCTATCCACCACCCTCATCACATCCACCACCCTCATTACATCCATCACCCTCATCATATCCATCACCCTCATCACATCCATCACCCTCATCACATCCATCACCCTCATCACATCCACCACCACCCTCATCACATCCATCACCCTCATCACACCCACCATCCTCATCACATCCATCCTCCTCATTACCCTAA